In the genome of Halostella limicola, one region contains:
- a CDS encoding molybdopterin-dependent oxidoreductase, with translation MSGEPVTLDLDRRSFMKASALAGAVAIGGATTGQVLGQEEEDGGDEGETPDGALGNTETVNSVCNYCAVGCGFKGERKGNAFVGQEPWFENPINNGSLCAKGASIYETEHSPKRVKHPLQRVDGEWRKITWEQAYNTITEEIERIWNEYGRDSIYWLGSAHHSNEEAYALRKLISFMGTNNVDHQARICHSPTVAGLANTWGYGAMTNTINDYRNYDLDIIIGQNPAEAHPIAMQHILEGQKRGGTMIVVEPRFTKTAAHADQFYRLRSGTDTALMLGLIKYLLDNDALDMNHIEQRVNGWPDVEAEVDNYDLETVSDITWLSEEAIQEIGDLIIDNMPNVQIEWAMGGTQHTNGTQNIRSHAITALATGGIGRAGGGLQVMRGHANIQGTTDLGPNAHILPGYYSVTDASTWRYWAHVWSQSPYTDGEISYEDMYEKFDHMPEDLWEEQAGGGDSIIGDPENQEDVTSMMFQSGLTVSRWYESALDQEDRLLESKLYQPEKTKMAVFWGHSANSLTEMDRMKQAMEELDTLVVVDMFPSVASVMAERDDGVIFLPCASPYEHAGSVTNSHRSVQWKEPIRPPGHNTRPDLQIIQQLADRMGFGEHFNWGAGPELYNGTESYEEVLREINLGVRTIGYQMSPERLQSQQEYDEVFSEEDLEAKAGPHEGEYWQLPWPCWGENPEGDVPDHPGTPIIWRDRMDPREGGHDFRARWGSEAPGPDEWEDIRGQRGYPNEEYPLQETYDQQGDDGLDMLRGPYEPEWWDSEVRGVPQYPGFANTIPRDPTNSSHMAGPVRYALNPDRSAYEAARDFQDIFLGNIDPSEYEQYTNSQPDPPTGRGRARGVAWNFYDPVPIHREPVESPRQDLIDEWPAFGAQTNLYRLDQNNQAVQQDATQRAHEQGFDLVMTTGRQVEHQGGGAETRNNVFTADLQPHMYAEIHPDVAEEIGVDGGDLVVVSTTNRGSVLVKARVTYRVDQREVFLPYHWGGVFKGKDLSDRYPDGLEPLAIGDSVNIITAPGYDSETQMQETKPALVKVNQATEDLLNELNMDTHLLNEGFPQDESGLGQQKTYDVRDRPSDSH, from the coding sequence GTGAGCGGCGAACCGGTAACGCTGGACCTCGACAGGCGCTCGTTCATGAAGGCGAGCGCGCTGGCGGGCGCCGTCGCGATCGGGGGCGCGACGACGGGCCAGGTCCTCGGGCAGGAGGAAGAGGACGGCGGCGACGAGGGAGAGACGCCCGACGGCGCGCTCGGGAACACCGAGACGGTGAACTCCGTCTGCAACTACTGTGCCGTCGGCTGCGGGTTCAAGGGCGAGCGCAAGGGGAACGCCTTCGTCGGGCAGGAGCCCTGGTTCGAGAACCCCATCAACAACGGCTCGCTCTGCGCGAAGGGCGCGAGCATCTACGAGACGGAGCACTCGCCCAAGCGCGTCAAACACCCGCTACAGCGGGTCGACGGCGAGTGGCGAAAGATCACCTGGGAGCAAGCGTACAACACGATCACCGAGGAGATCGAGCGGATCTGGAACGAGTACGGCCGGGACAGCATCTACTGGCTCGGCAGCGCGCACCACTCCAACGAGGAGGCGTACGCGCTCCGGAAGCTCATCTCCTTTATGGGGACGAACAACGTCGACCACCAAGCCCGCATCTGTCACTCCCCGACCGTCGCCGGCCTCGCGAACACGTGGGGCTACGGGGCGATGACCAACACGATCAACGACTACCGCAACTACGACCTGGACATCATCATCGGGCAGAACCCGGCGGAGGCCCACCCCATCGCGATGCAGCACATCCTGGAAGGCCAGAAGCGCGGGGGGACGATGATCGTCGTCGAACCGCGGTTCACAAAGACCGCGGCGCACGCCGACCAGTTCTACCGACTGCGGTCGGGGACCGACACGGCGCTGATGCTGGGGCTGATCAAGTACCTCCTCGACAACGACGCGCTCGACATGAACCACATCGAACAGCGCGTCAACGGGTGGCCCGACGTCGAGGCCGAGGTGGACAACTACGACCTCGAAACCGTCTCCGACATCACTTGGCTCAGCGAGGAGGCGATCCAGGAGATCGGCGACCTCATCATCGACAACATGCCCAACGTCCAGATCGAGTGGGCGATGGGCGGTACCCAGCACACCAACGGCACGCAGAACATCCGCTCACACGCCATCACCGCGCTGGCGACCGGCGGTATCGGCCGCGCAGGCGGGGGCCTGCAGGTGATGCGCGGGCACGCGAACATCCAGGGGACGACCGACCTCGGCCCGAACGCCCACATCCTGCCGGGGTACTACTCGGTCACCGACGCGTCGACGTGGCGGTACTGGGCGCACGTCTGGTCCCAGAGCCCGTACACCGACGGCGAGATCTCCTACGAGGACATGTACGAGAAGTTCGACCACATGCCGGAGGACCTCTGGGAGGAGCAGGCCGGCGGGGGCGACTCGATCATCGGCGACCCCGAGAACCAGGAGGACGTCACCTCGATGATGTTCCAGAGCGGGCTCACCGTCTCGCGGTGGTACGAGTCCGCGCTGGACCAGGAGGACCGGCTGCTGGAGTCGAAGCTCTACCAGCCCGAGAAGACGAAGATGGCCGTGTTCTGGGGGCACTCGGCCAACTCGCTGACCGAGATGGACCGGATGAAGCAGGCGATGGAGGAACTCGACACGCTCGTCGTCGTCGACATGTTCCCGTCGGTGGCCTCCGTGATGGCCGAGCGCGACGACGGCGTCATCTTCCTGCCCTGCGCCAGCCCGTACGAGCATGCCGGCAGCGTCACCAACTCCCACCGCTCCGTCCAGTGGAAGGAGCCGATCCGACCGCCGGGACACAACACCCGGCCGGACCTCCAGATCATCCAGCAGCTCGCCGACCGCATGGGCTTCGGCGAGCACTTCAACTGGGGGGCGGGACCGGAACTGTACAACGGCACGGAGTCCTACGAGGAGGTACTCAGGGAGATCAACCTCGGCGTGCGCACCATCGGGTACCAGATGTCGCCCGAGCGCCTGCAGTCCCAGCAGGAGTACGACGAGGTGTTCAGCGAGGAGGACCTGGAGGCGAAGGCCGGGCCGCACGAGGGCGAGTACTGGCAGCTGCCGTGGCCCTGCTGGGGCGAGAACCCCGAGGGCGACGTCCCCGACCACCCCGGGACCCCGATCATCTGGCGGGATCGGATGGACCCGCGCGAGGGCGGTCACGACTTCCGCGCCCGGTGGGGTTCGGAGGCGCCGGGCCCCGACGAGTGGGAGGACATCCGCGGTCAACGGGGCTATCCGAACGAGGAGTACCCGCTGCAGGAGACGTACGACCAGCAGGGCGACGACGGGCTGGACATGCTCCGCGGCCCGTACGAACCCGAGTGGTGGGACAGCGAGGTCCGGGGCGTCCCGCAGTATCCCGGATTCGCGAACACGATCCCGCGCGACCCCACGAACTCCAGCCACATGGCGGGGCCGGTCCGGTACGCGTTGAACCCCGACCGGTCGGCGTACGAGGCGGCGCGGGACTTCCAGGACATCTTCCTCGGCAACATCGACCCGTCCGAGTACGAGCAGTACACCAACTCCCAGCCCGACCCGCCGACCGGGCGCGGCCGGGCGCGGGGCGTGGCGTGGAACTTCTACGACCCGGTGCCGATCCACCGCGAACCGGTCGAGAGCCCGCGCCAGGACCTGATCGACGAGTGGCCCGCGTTCGGCGCGCAGACGAACCTCTACCGCCTCGACCAGAACAACCAGGCCGTCCAGCAGGACGCGACCCAGCGGGCCCACGAGCAGGGGTTCGACCTCGTGATGACGACGGGGCGGCAGGTCGAGCACCAGGGCGGCGGCGCGGAGACGCGGAACAACGTCTTCACCGCCGACCTCCAGCCGCACATGTACGCGGAGATACACCCTGACGTCGCCGAGGAGATCGGCGTCGACGGCGGCGACCTCGTCGTCGTCTCCACCACCAACCGGGGGTCCGTCCTCGTGAAAGCGCGCGTCACCTACCGCGTGGACCAACG